The genomic segment GTTCGCTGCTTAACGCGGCGAAACCGTTATTGCCGCAGGGGTTTAGGGGAATGGAGGCGTCAGAATGGGCAGCTGAGCCCCTACAGATCCTGAGCTAGGGACACCCCGGAGCGCTGCCGCCAAAGTTATGGATCACGCCCACAGTGCAGCACCGCCAGCACAACGAAGGATCCCTGCTCAGGAACAGGCAGGTAGATGACGCCATAGGGGAAGCGGCGCAACAGGGCACGCCGCGTTCCGCGGTAGCTGGAGGGATAGGCCTCGGGGTTAGTGCGGATGCGCTGAAAGAGCAGCCTTACCTCGGCTAGAAACAAGCGACCCAGCCCAAGTTCCTGGGCTTCGTACCAGCGGGCCGCAGCTTCAAGATCATCACGGGCTGCTACACGAAGCCGCAAAACCATTGTCAGAGCGACCGGTCGATGGCATCAAGTGCCGCATCGGCATCGAGACCTGGATCCCCATCTGCCAGGAAAGCTTCAAGCCGTTGATCGATCAGCTGTCGATCACCATCAGTGAGCTCAGGGCCGCTCTGCTCAGCAGCGATCGAGTCCCACAGGGTCTGGACCAGCTCGAGCCGTTCCTCCAGTGGCAGTGTCAACAGGTCGTTCACCACAGGCAGTGCCGGCTGAACCGTTGGGCTTGGTAACTCAGTCGTAGCGGGGACATTTGGCCATTCCTCCAGAGGTGATGGTGCCTAGCGCAGGCCAGGATGAAGGGCACTACTGCTCAGAGCGCCTCTCCATGTCAGCCGCCCTCACCCCGCCCTTCGATCAAGACAGCCTGCGGCAGCTGTTCACCAAGCCCTACGGAACGCCACCGCCCACCGCCGAGCAGTGGCGACAGGTGTATGCCGAGAACGTGCACTTTGAAGACCCCACCCAGACCAGGGATGGCGTCGATGCTTACATCCTTGCCCAGCAGGGCCTGGTGCAACGCTGCGATGACGTGTTCCTTGAAGCCGATGCGGTAGCGATCGACGGCGATACGGCCTTCGTGGAATGGCGCATGGGCCTGAAGATCAAAGGGATCGAATTCATCTACCCAGGCACCAGCCGCCTACGCATCGGTGCCGACGGCCGCATCGTTGACCACCGCGACTACTTCGATTTCGTGGGTCCCACCTTTGCGCCGGTGCCATTGGTGGGCAGCTTCGTGCGCTGGCTATACAAGCGCTTTGTGAGCTGATGCGCTGGTTGCGGGGTCTAACCCAACCATTAGCGCCTTCCGTTGACAATCACCGAATTGCCAGAACCAGCGGCGGAACCGGGCAGTGCCGGCACCACCGAGGTCTGGCCATCCCACTTGTCGAGGAAGAGCTTGTAGAGCACCTGGTCATCAAGGCTTGTATTTAGGGTCTCGTAGCGCTTGGCCTCCTGTTCGGCGATTAGCACCTCGGTTTGGGCCCGTAGGAGCTGTTGCTCGGCGATCTGTTTCTGTTCAATCGCGGCGCGATATTCCTCAGCAATCTGCAGGCCAGTTAGGTCAAGGCCCTGCACCGTCACATAGTCGAATTTACGCAATTCCTCTGCCACCTTCTCCTGCACGAGCTCGGAAATGGAGTTCCATTCTGTGGCGATTGTCACCAGTTCGTACTGCGAAAAAACGGATTTGAGCGCCTTGAGCAGCGACGGCTGAATCACCCGGGGGTAGATCTGTTGATCGTCGGTGGCGATCGTTTCGTAGATGCGCCCGGCTTCTGCCGGTTTCATCGCATACTTCACCGTTGCCGTGGCCTGGATCACCTGCAGGTCTTTGGTCAGGGTGGAAAACTGCTCGGGTCGCACCTGGGTGCGCACATCAAACAACGAGGTGTTCTGCACCAAGGGGGCCTTGATATTGGCGCCAGGATTGCGGGGCAGACCGGTCACCTTGCCGAGCGTAGTTACCACGGCAACGTTGCCGGCCGGAACAATGAAGACTGTCTGGCTCAGCAGAATCGCAAGCCCCAGCACCACGGCGATGATCAGGATGAAGGCCGATCCCGGACCCTCAGGGCTTGCTGCGGAGCGAAGGGGCGACTGCATTGATAGGGCAGGTTTAATGGCCAAGCCTAGGAACAACCATTTGCGCCCACGCGCACCCGCATGCGCGCGGGCCTCGGCTTCTCCAGCCCTCAAGGTCAAAGTGCAGGAGCTGCTGAACCTGCTGGCCGAAGACCCCTACCACCAGCCACCGCCCCACGAGGCCCTAACCCTCCAGCAGGCTGCGGAGCATCCAGGCGGTCTTTTCGTGGATCTGCAACCGCTGGGTCAGCAGGTCAGCCGTTGGTTGGTCGTCAGCTGCATTGACCAGCTCAAACAGGCTGCGGGCCGTGCGGGCCACCGCTTCATGGCCCATCACCAGCTCATGCACCATCGCCATCGCAGCCGGCACACCCTCGGTTTCCTTGATAGAAGCAAGCTGGGCAAAGGTGGCTCCGCCGTAGGGGGCGCTGCAGCCCAGGGCACGAATCCTTTCGGCGATCACATCCAGGGCAGTCCACAGCTCCGTGTACTGATCCATGAACATCAGGTGCAGGGTGTTGAACATTGGCCCGGTGACGTTCCAGTGGAAGCCATGGGTTTTGCCATAGAGCACGTAGCTATCGGCCAGCAGACGCCCTAAACCTGCGGCAATGGCCTGGCGTTGCTCGGCGGGAATGCCGATGTCGATTGGGGGCATGTTGATTGGGGCCGTACTGATCCCGGCTGCAGGGTTTGTCATGGCGACAGGAGCTGGGGGTTTAGGTGGGTTTCGAAAACCCTATTGCCTGGGGAGCTGGTTGTCAGCTCGATGGCCCCATGGCGCTGACGGACAACTCCGCCTAGGCCACTTGCCTGAATCTGGGCACTAAAAGAACTTGGTCAATTGACCAACTAGCCGGAGGGGTTGGCTTCAGATTTCCTTAGCGCTGACCTGGCCGGTTTCCAGCTCAAGGCCCACCCGGCTCAGGTTCCAGCGGTGGATCGCCGCGGCCGCAGCGGAGCGGGCCACCTGCAGGTTGCGCTGGGCAACCAGCAACTCCGTAATGGGCGCCACACCGGCTCGATATCGCAGCAGGGCATCGCGCACAGCTTCCGCACCAGCATTTGCCGCAGCAGAAGCGGCTTTCATCTGCGCGCCAGAGGCCTGGTGGTTGGCATAAAAGGTTTCAACCTGTTGGGTGATGGTCTGGCGGGCCAGATCGATCGCCACCTCGCCCCGCTCCGCCCGACGGCGGGCCAGGGCCACCGACTCCCGGGTGAGGCCCCCATCAAAAATGGGCTGCCTTAGGGATACCACCGCCCCCCAGTCGTAGAAGCTGCCGGAGGCGCTACCGCTTGCTTGGACATTGGTGGTCTGATTGGTGCCAGCCGTTGGCACGTTCAGCCAGTCGCCGCTGATACCTGCCCCCAGCAGCAGACCCACCTGGGGCAGGCCACTGGCCCTTACTGCCCTCGGAATCCGCCCTGGCTCCGGCCACAAGCCATAGGGCCACCACCACGACCATCCCGATAAACCAACGGGCTTCAAAAAGCCAGCCACCTAAATGGATCAGCGGCTGGAAAAACCAGTGATTTATCACCAAAATCACCAGCAAAATCAGCCCTAAGGCGGCCATGGCCCCTGCCTATATCCCTGGGAGCAGTACAGCACCAGCGCGCAGCACCTGCCAACTGCCAATTTGCCCATCGAGCTGGCCAGTGGGTGGGCCGGCAGACTGATCCATCCAGGCAATCACAGTGCTGGCCTGGCCCGTTGCCTTGGGCCAAGGCAGGGGCCCCAAAAGGGGCAGCTGGGGGAATAGGGCAGCCGCCTCCTCTGGCGAACTGGCCGGCTCCGCCCCGGATGGATTGGCGCTGGTGGTGGCCAGCGGACCGCTGAGCTCCAGCAACCGGCGAGCCTGGGGGCAGGCCGGCACCCGAACCCCCAGGCTTGAGCCCCCGGGATTAAGGGCCTCAATCACTGGCCCATGGGCCGGCAGCACCAGGGTGAGGGCCCCTGGCCAGCCCAGCTCGGCCGCAGCCAACCACTCCCTACGCCAGGGAACCTCCAAGGCCTCCTGTAATTGCTCCAGGCTTGCGCCCATCAGGATCAGGGGCTTCTCCGCCGGCCGCCCCTTGAGCTCCCAGAGCAGGGCCGCCCGCCTCGGAATTACCCCCAGGGCCGGCAGGGTGTCGGTGGGGAATAGGGCGGGTTCACCGGCCCATAAACGGGCCGCCAGGAGCTCGGGCTCCAGCAGGCGCCCAGGGGGAATGGGGCTCATGGCAAAGGTCTCCGGACAGCAACAAAGCGGCTGGTGCCCTCCAGGTCGGGGTGGGCGGTGACTTCACCAAGCCCATGGTCAGCCAAAAGGGCTTGCACCGCGGTGCTTTGGTCGTGGTGATGCTCAACAAACAGCCAGCCCCCCGGCGCCAAAGCTGCCTTGGCATCAACCGCAATCGCCCGCAGGGCCTCGAGACCATCGGCTCCGCCATCAAGGGCCGTGATCGGTTCGTGCTCCCGCACCACCGGCTCCAGATCTGCCCATACAGCGGTGGGGATATAGGGGGGATTGGCCACCACCACCTCCAGCTGCCCCCACCATGGCCGCAGGGGCTCCCACCAGCTGCCCTGCAAAAGCTCCACCTGCTTGGCCTGCAGATTGGCCCGCAAATTCTCCTGGGCAATGGCGATCGCCCCAGGGCTTAGCTCCACCGCCAACCCCCTACTGAGCGGCCAGGCCTGGGCCAGGGCCCTGGCAATGCAGCCCGAACCCGTGCCGAGATCGGCCCATAGCTGGGGTGGATCACCTTCCCGCACGGCCAAGGCCAGCTCCACCAGCAATTCGGTCTCCTGGCGGGGAATCAGCACCCCCGGGGCCACCAGCAGTTGCAAATCGCGCCAGGGGCACAACCCCACCAAATACTGCAAGGGCTCAGCGGTGCTGAGATGGCGGCGCCAGAGCTGCTCCAGCCCATCGAGCGACTGGCTCAATCGGACGCTGGCGCTGGGATCAAGACGCAGCGATTGCAGCGCAGTCCAGGGAAGCCCACCGCCCAGATCAATCAGCCAATCGAGGTCGGCAGCGCGGCCGCCGAGGGCCAATTGGCGCTGGCGCCAGGCGAGCAGATCAGCTCCACAGGGGAGGTCTTGACCCGCGGGGGGCTTGGCTTCACTGCGCTGGTGGGGGGCCATCAAGCCAGGCTAAATGGGCCGCCACCAGAGGCCCGGCTCGGCCTTGAGCAAGCCGCCCAACTCCAGTTGCAGCAAGCGGGTGGACAGCTCGGCAGGGGGTTCCTTTAGGGCTGCACAAAGCCCCTCAAGGGAGGCCCCCTGGCCCACGGCAGCCAGCAGGGCCCGGTGGGCCCCTGGGTTTGGGAGGGAATTGGCTGCCAACTCCGGCTTGGGGGCCAACTCCGAATTGGCTGCCAGCAAGGGGCCTGGACCCAACTGATGCACCAGATCGGCCGGATCCAACAACACACTGCCGGCCCGAGCCAGTAGGCGGTTGCTGCCGGCCGCCGAGACCTTGCCGGGGTCGGCCGGCACGATCCAGAGGGGTAGGTCTTGGCGCCAGGCCAATTCTGCGGAGAGCAGGGCCCCGCTTTGCATTGGGCATTCAACCAAGACCACGCCGGCAGCAAGGGCCACCTGGAGCCGATTGCGGGCAGCAAAATTGCCGGCCCTAACGGCCGCCCCCGGGGCCTGCTCACTCACCAACAACCCCTGCTCCGAAACCTGGCGCTGCAGGGCGCCGTGGTGGCGCGGATAGACCCGCTCTATCGGAGTACCCAACACCGCCACCGGCCTGCCACCGCGGGCCAGGCAGCCCTCGTGGACTGCCGCATCAATGCCTTCAGCCAAACCACTGACCACGGGCCAACCCGCCTGGGCAAGGGCAGCCCCCAGGGCCCTGGCCATGGAGCGCCCTGGCACGGAAGGATGGCGGGTGCCCACCACCGCAATCGCCTGTCGGCGAGCTAGCTGGGGCCAGAGCGAACCCCGTCCGCACCAATAGAGCCCCAGGGGTGGGCGCTCCAGCTTGTGCAGGGCTGGCGGGAAAGCCCGATCACCGGGCAGCAGCACCCGGCGCACCTGGGCGGATCGGGCCAACTTGGCCAGGGGCTCGGGGCCCCAACGCTGCCGATAGCTGGCGATTTGCTGCAGCAGGCTGGGACCAAAACCGGGCAACTCGCCCAGCTCAGCCAGGCTCGCCCGCCAGGCCCCAGACCAATCACCCCAGCGGGCTTCGATCAGCGCCAACCGCGCCGAGCCAAGCCCCTGGCAACCGCTCCATAGGAGCCACCAAAGCCGCTGCTCGGATTTCCACTGCCCAGCCGCGTCTAGCTCAGCTGCGACTAGCTCAGCTGCTCCCAGAGAAGACAAAAACCCGCCCGCAAACGCCAGTACAAATGTACTGCACTTTTACTGCGGGCCCCGCTCTAGGGCCCCTATCGCTGCGGCCAGATCGGCGGGCAGCCGGCGCAACAATTTGCGCTGGCCTGGCCCGGCAGTTAGGTCCACCAGCACTAGCTCCACCCGGGCCTCCGCCGCCAGCACCCCATCGGGCCCCACAAACCAACTGCGCCAGGGCAATTTCACCCCCTTGCGCGGCAACACCTCACTGCAAAGCTGCACCCGATCGCCATGGAGCAAGGCCTGCTTGTAATCCACGGCCAGGTGCACTACAGGCAACTCCAAACCCCGGCCTGAGAGATCGGCGTAGGCCAGGCCCACCGCCGCCAGGGCCTCCACCCGGGCCTCCTCGAGCCAGGCCAGGTAGGCGCCATGCCACATCACGCCGGCATGGTCGGTGTGCTGGGGCAACACCCGGCGCTCCAAAAGCCACGGCCTGGGCTGGGGATTAATCCCCGAAATATCCATCACGGTCTGCGATTGCAAATGGTGGTGCCGGCAAAACGGCCATAGGCTGAGTCAAAGCCAACTTTTAAACCCTTGTTTCGCAACGTTTTAATCACCGACTCCAATAAGGGCCATGTCGAGGAGATGGTGCGCATGCTGCGTGAGATCCCCGTCGTGCGGCAGGCCCGTTTCAATCTGCTGCACGTGGTGCCCGAGCAGGTCGGCGAAAGCTTTGCCGAGCACTCCCAAAAGGCAGCTGGCCTGGCGGCCGAAACGGTGGCTCGCCTGGGCCTCAGCCCCAACGAGGTCAACACCATCATCCGCCAGGGGGACACCAAGCAAACCGTGCTCAAGGTGGCAGATGAGCTCAATTCCGACCTAATCGTGATTGGCTCCAGGGGCTTAAGCCGCCTCCAAGCAATTCTCAGCAACAGCACCAGCCAATACGTATTTCAGCTCTCCACCCGGCCGATGCTGCTGGTGCGCGACGACCTCTACGTGCGTCACATCAACCGGGTGCTGGTGACCGTAGATGGCACGGGCGTGGGGGACGACGCCCTCAAGTTGGCCTGTGAACTAGTGAGGGAAATTCCCGGCGGCAGCCTGATTGGCGTGCACGTCAGCCGCCAGGACATCACCCCTTCCCGCGGTGGCAAAAACCCTGCCGATGAGGCCCTAAGCAAGGCCGTGCAGAGGGCCCGAAGCTACGGGGTAGAGCTGAAAACCCTTCACCGCACCGGCGACATCGGCCGCAACGTTTGCGCCGCTGCTGAGGAAGCCAAGGCAGATCTGGTGGTGATCGCATCCCAGGACCGCCGCCCAGTGGTGGCAAGGGGGCTGGTAGACATCGATCGCCTGCTGGGCAGCTCCGTAAGCGATTTCATCCGGGTCCATGCCCCTGCCCCAGTGCTGCTGGTGCGCGAACCGGAACGCAGTTAGGGGAGAGGGCCCTGGCCCTGCAACCCCTCAGCCGCCCTGGCGGCTGTTGGTTTGGATATAAAGCACGATCAAAAACACGGCCGGAACCAACACGAACATGAGGCTGGCAACAAAGCCGAGGTCGTTGGTTTCCATGGTTAACGGATTCAAGCCGTGAGACGGTAATCGGACGTTATCACCGTCAAATGGACTGATTCAGTCCGCTTCACCGCTCGTTGCGGTTGGCTCCTCTTCCAGCCCCTCCTCCTCCAGCCCCTCCTCTTCGATTGGCTCCGGCGGAGCAGGCCAGGCCGTGGGCCCCTCGGGCAGGGGCTGGGCCATGGCGGCTGCCATCGCGTTTTCCTTGTCAGCCAAGCCCACCTGGGGCCTGGTGAGCACCAGCACCGATTGCTGCACCAGGGCCTGGCAGGCCAGGCGCCAATTCTGGGGACGCCCCCGCAACTTCTTCTCCTCAACCGTGGTGCGACCAGTGAGAGCCATCTCAGATATGGCCTCTGGCACCTCCACAAAACAGGTGATGCATTGGCCGCAGCCACCGCAATTTCCCAGCTTTCCCTTTAGGCCGTAGAGCTCGATGCCCTCACGTAGGGCCACCTCGCGCAGGTTTTCGCCCGGATAGCACTCCACATCACGCTCTTCCCGTACAAATCGAATTACCGGCATGGCTAGGGCACCTGAATGCTGATCATTCTGGCGGAGGCCCCGATGACCCCGGCCGTTGCGCTCCGTAACCTGACGCGCCGCAGGGCCCATCTCACCCTTACGATCGCCGCACCCACTCCAGAACTACTCCCCATGGGATTGCCCTGGTATCGGGTGCACACCGTGGTCATTAACGACCCGGGCCGCCTCTTGGCAGTGCACCTCATGCACACCGCTCTGGTTGCCGGCTGGGCCGGCTCCATGGCGCTTTATGAACTTGCAATTTTTGATCCCTCCGACGCGGTCCTGAACCCGATGTGGCGGCAGGGCATGTTTGTCATGCCCTTCATGGCTCGCCTTGGCGTTACCGGCAGCTGGGGAGGCTGGAGCATCACCGGCGAGACCGGTGTAGACCCTGGCTTCTGGAGCTTTGAAGGTGTGGCAGCAGCCCACATCGTTTTCAGTGGTCTGCTTTTCCTTGCTGCCATTTGGCACTGGACCTACTGGGATCTGGAGATCTGGCAGGACCCCCGCACCGGCGAACCTGCCCTAGACCTGCCCAAAATCTTTGGCATCCACCTACTGCTCGCAGGCCTGGGTTGCTTTGGCTTCGGAGCCTTCCACCTCACCGGCGTCTTTGGCCCAGGCATGTGGGTCTCAGATGCCTACGGGGTTTCGGGCCACCTAGAGGCGGTACAGCCCTCCTGGGGGCCAGAGGGATTTAACCCGTTTAACCCTGGCGGCATCGTGGCCCACCACATTGCTGCGGGCATTGTGGGCATCATCGCCGGCATCTTCCACATCACCTCCCGGCCGCCGGAGCGCCTCTATAAGGCTCTCCGCATGGGCAACATTGAAACCGTGCTGGCCTCGGCCATCGCAGCTGTTTTCTTTGCTGCCTTCATCGTCGCCGGAACGATGTGGTACGGCGCCGCCGCCACCCCCGTAGAGCTATTTGGCCCCACCCGCTATCAGTGGGACCAGAGCTACTTCAAAACTGAAATCAACCGCCGGGTCCAAACCGCCCTCGATGGCGGAGCCTCAATGGAACAGGCCTATGCCTCGATTCCAGAAAAGCTGGCCTTCTACGACTACGTAGGCAACAGTCCCGCCAAGGGCGGTCTGTTCAGGGTTGGTCCGATGGTCAATGGCGATGGCCTGCCCACCGGCTGGCTGGGTCACATCTCCTTCACCGATAAGGACGGCCGCAACCTCGAGGTGCGCCGTCTGCCCAACTTCTTCGAGAATTTCCCCGTAATTCTCCAAGACCAGGACGGCATTGTGCGAGCCGACATTCCGTTCCGCCGCGCCGAAGCGAAGTACTCCTTCGAACAGACAGGCGTAACGGCGACCGTCTTTGGCGGCGCTCTAAACGGC from the Cyanobium sp. WAJ14-Wanaka genome contains:
- a CDS encoding type II toxin-antitoxin system RelE/ParE family toxin, yielding MRLRVAARDDLEAAARWYEAQELGLGRLFLAEVRLLFQRIRTNPEAYPSSYRGTRRALLRRFPYGVIYLPVPEQGSFVVLAVLHCGRDP
- a CDS encoding addiction module protein, translating into MTLPLEERLELVQTLWDSIAAEQSGPELTDGDRQLIDQRLEAFLADGDPGLDADAALDAIDRSL
- a CDS encoding nuclear transport factor 2 family protein; its protein translation is MSAALTPPFDQDSLRQLFTKPYGTPPPTAEQWRQVYAENVHFEDPTQTRDGVDAYILAQQGLVQRCDDVFLEADAVAIDGDTAFVEWRMGLKIKGIEFIYPGTSRLRIGADGRIVDHRDYFDFVGPTFAPVPLVGSFVRWLYKRFVS
- a CDS encoding prohibitin family protein → MQSPLRSAASPEGPGSAFILIIAVVLGLAILLSQTVFIVPAGNVAVVTTLGKVTGLPRNPGANIKAPLVQNTSLFDVRTQVRPEQFSTLTKDLQVIQATATVKYAMKPAEAGRIYETIATDDQQIYPRVIQPSLLKALKSVFSQYELVTIATEWNSISELVQEKVAEELRKFDYVTVQGLDLTGLQIAEEYRAAIEQKQIAEQQLLRAQTEVLIAEQEAKRYETLNTSLDDQVLYKLFLDKWDGQTSVVPALPGSAAGSGNSVIVNGRR
- a CDS encoding Dps family protein, translating into MTNPAAGISTAPINMPPIDIGIPAEQRQAIAAGLGRLLADSYVLYGKTHGFHWNVTGPMFNTLHLMFMDQYTELWTALDVIAERIRALGCSAPYGGATFAQLASIKETEGVPAAMAMVHELVMGHEAVARTARSLFELVNAADDQPTADLLTQRLQIHEKTAWMLRSLLEG
- a CDS encoding TolC family protein; this translates as MAGFLKPVGLSGWSWWWPYGLWPEPGRIPRAVRASGLPQVGLLLGAGISGDWLNVPTAGTNQTTNVQASGSASGSFYDWGAVVSLRQPIFDGGLTRESVALARRRAERGEVAIDLARQTITQQVETFYANHQASGAQMKAASAAANAGAEAVRDALLRYRAGVAPITELLVAQRNLQVARSAAAAAIHRWNLSRVGLELETGQVSAKEI
- a CDS encoding L-threonylcarbamoyladenylate synthase; the protein is MSPIPPGRLLEPELLAARLWAGEPALFPTDTLPALGVIPRRAALLWELKGRPAEKPLILMGASLEQLQEALEVPWRREWLAAAELGWPGALTLVLPAHGPVIEALNPGGSSLGVRVPACPQARRLLELSGPLATTSANPSGAEPASSPEEAAALFPQLPLLGPLPWPKATGQASTVIAWMDQSAGPPTGQLDGQIGSWQVLRAGAVLLPGI
- the prmC gene encoding peptide chain release factor N(5)-glutamine methyltransferase — protein: MAPHQRSEAKPPAGQDLPCGADLLAWRQRQLALGGRAADLDWLIDLGGGLPWTALQSLRLDPSASVRLSQSLDGLEQLWRRHLSTAEPLQYLVGLCPWRDLQLLVAPGVLIPRQETELLVELALAVREGDPPQLWADLGTGSGCIARALAQAWPLSRGLAVELSPGAIAIAQENLRANLQAKQVELLQGSWWEPLRPWWGQLEVVVANPPYIPTAVWADLEPVVREHEPITALDGGADGLEALRAIAVDAKAALAPGGWLFVEHHHDQSTAVQALLADHGLGEVTAHPDLEGTSRFVAVRRPLP
- a CDS encoding DNA-processing protein DprA, producing the protein MSSLGAAELVAAELDAAGQWKSEQRLWWLLWSGCQGLGSARLALIEARWGDWSGAWRASLAELGELPGFGPSLLQQIASYRQRWGPEPLAKLARSAQVRRVLLPGDRAFPPALHKLERPPLGLYWCGRGSLWPQLARRQAIAVVGTRHPSVPGRSMARALGAALAQAGWPVVSGLAEGIDAAVHEGCLARGGRPVAVLGTPIERVYPRHHGALQRQVSEQGLLVSEQAPGAAVRAGNFAARNRLQVALAAGVVLVECPMQSGALLSAELAWRQDLPLWIVPADPGKVSAAGSNRLLARAGSVLLDPADLVHQLGPGPLLAANSELAPKPELAANSLPNPGAHRALLAAVGQGASLEGLCAALKEPPAELSTRLLQLELGGLLKAEPGLWWRPI
- a CDS encoding acyl-CoA thioesterase, producing MDISGINPQPRPWLLERRVLPQHTDHAGVMWHGAYLAWLEEARVEALAAVGLAYADLSGRGLELPVVHLAVDYKQALLHGDRVQLCSEVLPRKGVKLPWRSWFVGPDGVLAAEARVELVLVDLTAGPGQRKLLRRLPADLAAAIGALERGPQ
- a CDS encoding universal stress protein: MFRNVLITDSNKGHVEEMVRMLREIPVVRQARFNLLHVVPEQVGESFAEHSQKAAGLAAETVARLGLSPNEVNTIIRQGDTKQTVLKVADELNSDLIVIGSRGLSRLQAILSNSTSQYVFQLSTRPMLLVRDDLYVRHINRVLVTVDGTGVGDDALKLACELVREIPGGSLIGVHVSRQDITPSRGGKNPADEALSKAVQRARSYGVELKTLHRTGDIGRNVCAAAEEAKADLVVIASQDRRPVVARGLVDIDRLLGSSVSDFIRVHAPAPVLLVREPERS
- the psbM gene encoding photosystem II reaction center protein PsbM, producing METNDLGFVASLMFVLVPAVFLIVLYIQTNSRQGG
- a CDS encoding 2Fe-2S iron-sulfur cluster-binding protein, with amino-acid sequence MPVIRFVREERDVECYPGENLREVALREGIELYGLKGKLGNCGGCGQCITCFVEVPEAISEMALTGRTTVEEKKLRGRPQNWRLACQALVQQSVLVLTRPQVGLADKENAMAAAMAQPLPEGPTAWPAPPEPIEEEGLEEEGLEEEPTATSGEAD
- the psbB gene encoding photosystem II chlorophyll-binding protein CP47, which translates into the protein MGLPWYRVHTVVINDPGRLLAVHLMHTALVAGWAGSMALYELAIFDPSDAVLNPMWRQGMFVMPFMARLGVTGSWGGWSITGETGVDPGFWSFEGVAAAHIVFSGLLFLAAIWHWTYWDLEIWQDPRTGEPALDLPKIFGIHLLLAGLGCFGFGAFHLTGVFGPGMWVSDAYGVSGHLEAVQPSWGPEGFNPFNPGGIVAHHIAAGIVGIIAGIFHITSRPPERLYKALRMGNIETVLASAIAAVFFAAFIVAGTMWYGAAATPVELFGPTRYQWDQSYFKTEINRRVQTALDGGASMEQAYASIPEKLAFYDYVGNSPAKGGLFRVGPMVNGDGLPTGWLGHISFTDKDGRNLEVRRLPNFFENFPVILQDQDGIVRADIPFRRAEAKYSFEQTGVTATVFGGALNGQTFTDPADVKRLARKAQLGEAFEFDREKYHSDGTFRSSPRGWFTFGHAVFALLFFFGHIWHGARTLYRDVFAGIDPDLGEQVEFGLFQKLGDRSTRRLPEGYVPPAGSTLS